The sequence AAAGTATATATGGCAAAGCTAGTTTGGGATGAATTTTGATCATGGTCATGGACCAAACAACAAAACAGCGCCTTGCAGCCTTGCAGCCTTGCAGGTTAAGTATTCAAAGCGACAGCCTAGACATATAATTGTAGTTGTCTTTCTCATAATTGTTTCTCCTAAAGATTTCTCAAGATCTGCTGCTGCTTTATATTATAATGTTTTGGTATAAATCGGGTACCAAGAAAGACTGCAGGTACGTACAATATTATAGTTGGACCAAACCTCAAATTGATAACAAATCTCGCTTTCAGTATAGTTGAGAAACTTCCCCCTACATATTCCCAGGCCTAGCTGTTACTTACcaatatatttatacatatattaattcCAAGTTGGAATGGTCGTGTTGAAAGAAAGGAATCTATGTAGGGTGTTTGGATTTGCTTTTTGCAAGAACCAAGGCTGGCCGACCTTGCCAAGAAGGAATAAAgcatattcaaaatcaaaaccctcaAATATATGGTCATGGGTTTTGGTCAGCTTAATTGGAATTTgggttgtgtgtgtgtgtggaaaTCAGAGGAGTTTGAAGGATCCCAAAAGTATTGGCATCTTCTTCTGATCAGCATCTGCAGTACTTGTAAATTAAAAGTCACAACCCCCAACCAATTAAAGAAGATGAAGCTGTTAGTGTTTTTTTACTTGTACGAACAAGATAGAGGGCAGGAGAAGGAATTTTGGAGGCTCGGAAATCCAAGCCAAATATATTCTAAGTTCATATAACATGGATCCTCATCATGTTGATGATGGCCACATGGGTTTGTGTGACATGcgctcttctctcttcctcacacacacacacacagagaccATATTATACACACCAGGATAGagagaagcagcagcagctttcACTTTTAACATGTTGTCCTTGTTATATATGACacataatctctctctctctctctgtggatATACAtaatcctcatcatcatcaacaggTGGAAACACATAGAAAGAGACTGAGATTCCAAGCTCTTCTGAGATATAGACCTCACGTTCTCCCACATGTTGTGATCTCAATTATACATGCATATACAAAAACATACCCCTCTTTTAGATTCTTCGTGGTATTCTACCTAGAGGAATGTGTGAATTGTCATGTATATTCTACATAAATTAACAAGTTACAATCATTTATGAGTGCGTGAATGACTGAGTATGTAGCATAAGTTATAATTACTCTATTAAATTTATATGAATCTATACGGTCATGAATGTGTAAACATATTAATGTGGTAACTAACAATTACCATGTTAAACAAGTAAGCTGGAAATCAAATCCAAGTAGTTTTGAGGTGATTCCCTTTACAACATTAAAGATTACATTTGGCAGTAAATGAGCGTAGCTCACAGTAGTCAAATATAGGATATAAATTGTAATTCCCAAGGTCCCCTACATACCATATCTGTTTATGTGAGAATAGCATCCTATGAAGTCACTTTCccaacattttcaaaataGCCATGCATTTCGTAATTGACTTTATAAATGTTGCTTTCAGATTAGCAAAACCACTTGGTAAAGTTAATTATCCCAACTTGGTCCAGCAGCAGCTTATTAACAAAGCTATACAAAACGTGTTTAGAGGAGATCATGATCTAATGCAAATtcatggtttttttattttatttttataaaagtataagcgatagtctaaactataaggGGAGGACGGTTTCttacacacacacgcacaatTAAAATGCCATAAAGATTCGAACCTGAGACCTCTTGTCTGTAAGTCAAGGCATTTTTTCACTTAGTTAGACTTATTGATGCAAATTCATGGTCGTTGAGTAAGTCCTTCGgaattttttggttggaaaGTTCAAATCAAGTGTAGaattcatttgaatttttatatacGAAACGCGTGCATTAATATTCTTGCTTTACCAAACATAGAATATAAGAATCAGATTGGATCAAGaccttaataataataatgtaacatggcaatatatatatatatatatatatatttggtcaGATCATCTTTCTTCTACAGCATATGGACTAATTTCTTGAttgtattctttttcttattaaaagcTAATGGGAATAAACTAGGTATAATTGAATTTTGTATAGGCTTTAACCTTTTGCAAAGTGCGTTGTCGTACATGCCCAACAATTTTGTCCTTGGATAagtatataatattatatgagAGCTAATTTTTCCACTCATCTTTTATTCACTTACACTTTATTTGTTAGAAATTGTATGTTTCTACTCTTTTTTGTCAACTTACATTCCCTTTTTTCTTAtagtaaaaatatttaaaaacaaaatggagtgtaagtggacaaaaaagAAGTGAGAAAATCACCACCCTATTATATATAATGGGGTACGTGGGAAGGTTCAAGGTTGCTAGCAATTTATAATTTGCGTTGCCGTTGCATACATTACATGCTGTTGTTGACATGACTAAATACACAttcataatttataatttataattaattatattttatatacatatatgcatgGAATGGATACTTACGAGAGAAAGCACTCAGATATTGATTgtgaattttaaatatatgaagaagaaataatatataaatttaattgaGCAAGTGATTGattgtgttattttatttgattggaaggcaacatatataatacaaagctaaaagcaaaaggaaaattctTTGTATCAATGTTGGTCCAAGCATGGCGCGGAGAAAACGCTCTGTCATGTCACAAGGTGGACCCCAATATCCATATTCTTGCTTGCTTGCTATGACCTCACTCATCTCACCGCACATAATATGGAATAGTAGATCATCACAAATCAAACGAAATCAAACACTACTCTACACACTTTTTGCTTGGATTGAATGTTGAATGACAGTGTGCTCGTTCTCTTGCATTCGAGCTCGACCCTCTTTCCCAAACTGCACATTAGAATAGCTTAGGCCATGGCCTTgtcccacacacacacacacacaaaaggaAGCTTAGATGTTTTTCTTGGTAAATTTGCCAGGTTTTCTtgacaacaaaaattaattggtGATTATAAACTTGTGCTTTAGATTAGATGGGTTGTTTTGTTCCTTTCCGCTAGGGCCGTTGCTTTTACATACTCTTGCTGTCATAGTTTATTTGGGCCCAACCCAAAAGGACGGAGGAGGACGGAAAGagaattataaaagaaaaaagttgtaTCGGGCACATCATATTTTAGCCCATTATGGCAAatgatgataatgatgcatTGCCAACCATCCTATGGACTTGTTGATCTTCTCCTCCAATCCCCAACTCTTGGAGAAAGCAGAGGGTTATCTTACAAATCGCAATCGCCAGATGGATCCTGGAGGCACCTCTGATTTTGGATCAAgcatttcaattatttttcatgCAAAGCAAAACTAGCACGTAACGTAACTCTCAGACgatagaagaaaagaacattTAGTTTGACAGATGATGGTGGCCACCAGAGGACGGCTTCAAGCTTGCAATTACGTCCGAGAGATGAGCAGGAAGATGGAGTTGGATTGACCTGATGACTGAGACAGACACACAGATTCCTCTGTCGCTGTTGTGCCTGCCTGCCAATATTGAATATCTCTTTCTATTCCATTCGATGTTGAGCACTGCCTATGTTGATTGGTGGATGTCATCATGCTGTCTTTATATTTGCTTTCGATTTCTTAAGATGGCTTCATGTTCATGAGATTATATAAGTAAACAAAGGTAATGTGTTTCTTTCAGCTTTCAATTATAAAGTAGTTGTGTTTCATTTCTCATGACCATTAGATTTGAAATGCGCGTAGATGAAAGTTCAATAAAATGAGACACTCAAAAGATTATGTAACTTTCTACTTAAAAGCCAAATTACACGAATGAAGCCACCGTGCCGCCTAAAAGTGATTTGATTTGGCTTCTCCCCCCAGTTTAAGTTCGAATTTTAAACTGAACCAAATAGAACTTCCCACATAATTGATTTGCTCGCTAGATTGCATTCGGGTCTAAAGAGAACTTCCCACACATAATCAATTTGCTCGCTAAATTGTGGACTACCACACTTTCACTTCCATCATAGTATAGTCAACACAATTATAAGTAAATCTAAAGAAATCAATAACCTGAAAGAGAAATAGCTGAATAACACAAATTGAAGAATATCTGCTGCATAGAAGATATCACAAAATGGTctcaaaacattcaaaattagAGAGTTTGTAAAATTCTCATACGAAAATGCATAACAAAAACTATTAGAGTAACTGAACTACAACCATTAACACAACACTTCAAGTTCtcacttcttcttctcagtAACACCACCAGACCTGCACACAAACAATTCCACACTCAACACGCGAAGCATATAAATCGTGTAACATAATCAAACCACCAAAGACAATGTGAAAATGAAAGGTTGAGCTCCCCAAAAACAATCTACTCTCATCATACAATACGTTTGTCCAATTAAATAGCTGAAAAAAGAATCAGAAACAGATTTCCATTCCCCGGACGAGCAAACTAACTCAAATGTTACAAACATGgcacacaaaaacaaagttgaCACCAAAAACCACACTCTATTACAAACAAATtctgatattgattgcaatgGTACCAAAACTAATTCGTAACATTTGAGTTTGATAATATTCAAGCGCATTTACGCCATCCAAATTGGAACATGAGGTTCTTTAACTCAAGCTGGTTTAACTCCTTTTTCACACACTTGTCTTAACAGTTAACATATTCAAAAAATACTTCAATCCAGTCCTCCACCACTTATGAAATAAagggcaaagaaaaaaaaacaaccaaataaaTTGACTATAACACAAACAATCTCATAAATTGACTATAACACAAAAATGCAAAAGCCATATGAAAACATATCAAACACACAGCAAGGGCAAAGAGAAAACTCTCACCTCATCTTGCGGAGAACGTTGGAcatctcctctctcttcttcttagCTCTCTTGTGGGTACCCAACTTCCTCTTGGCCACCTTAAGAGCACGCTTGTCCTTACCAACCTTCAAAAGCTCAGTGATCCTCTTCTCATAAGGAGCAAAACCAGCAACTTCCCTGATCAGGTTCCTCACGAAATGAACCCTCTTGCTTGTTTTCTTCATTGTCAAAACCAACAAAGCATACAAATTTTAATACCATTCACACtatttcaacaccaaatcaaaaccgaaaaaacaaaataagcgAAATACAACTCCACAAATCAAATAAACTTGTATGAACAATCAGTgaccaaacaaaaacataccCCTTTGCGGTCAGATGGGCGAGGAGCCAATTCACGCTTGGTGACGATGTGGCCTTTGTTCAGACCAACGAAGATCCCGCTCTTGGGCGCAGCAGGAGCCATTTCCTGTACGAAAAAGCTTCAGTATTCAACAAAACCATCTAACACAAACACGATAAAAGGATGCTTAGTAAGTGATACTGGGAAATTTGACTGAGATTGGTACCTCCAATTCAGCTCGAAACAAACCGTAGATCTTGGCGGTTGGGAGAGGCGCGGCCACCGAATGTGTGAGAAACTAAAACCCTAATGCCCCTGCGTCTTAAATACTGCGTGGGTATCGCTATTTTTTATTCTGGACGACGACGTGGGTTCCAAAACCTTCTCGGCCCATATCCGTCAGGCTTTGCTTTATGGGTTCAATTGAACCAATCGTTTGggcttttgtatttttaatttttaatttttgtttctctgaTCTATTCATCAGCCCAATAGCTATGGATCAATTGGTCCAAGAGAATTCATGGTTGctaattttgggtttttaagGTCTTTGGAGCTTCAAACTGCACCCACAAGAGACGGCCTCACATCTCTGGCCAACTGACTTAATATGTCAAGTTTGAGACTTTTTAGCATcccatatttatttaatttatttgggccAAAATGAATGAGCAGCGTCATTTCGTCGGAATCATAAGCTGATAGGGTATGCAAGAGCTGAATGATCACTTGGCCCATTTCAGGCCCAAAAGGCCACTATTGTTTGCCAACCTTGTAAAAGATGGGACACAAAGCAAATTggcgggacaatgacaaagcAAGAGTGCAAGTATTTGAGCATCTAGCCGTACAAATTAAGCCAACACAATATTCGAGTAAACATCGAATCTCTCCTGGAATTATAGCAAACAATTTCTCATGTCCCAAAATCCTCCTCCACAGTAAGCAACTTTTAGGCTTTCGGCTAAAAGCAAATCCCCCAATTACTTGGTTTAGACTttagagagatagagagagagagagagctctcTGTCTATACATAATATATTCATAAATTATGAAACTTTTCCCCCCCCTccctcctttttgttttttgttttttgtttttcttttttttctgggtttttgtttaaaagttttaaaaatgtaTATACATGTCCTTATTTCATGGTTGGTCTTTTCAGAGCTGTATATAATTGACCAAAGCAGGGAAAGATAAAAAGCAAAcaagctaagcaaagggtTGGCGACCAGAATGGACACAACATTGTCATCCAACACCAATACAAAAGCAAACaaccaaaacaacaacaacaacacaaaaaaacaaagttaatCATTCAACTACTTATGTGTATGTATTTTGTGTCTGCTTTCTTTCTGGTTTCTCATTTTCCCGCTCTCGTTCATTTTTGCACCAAACTTGCTTTTCCAAAACGCAATGCGGCTGCAGAAGAGAATAATATATTACCATAAAAATACTAAAGAAATACACATGTAGAAcagtttaatttaaattattgaagaaaataaattgatCGGACGGATAAGATAAAGAAGGGTTGATATTCAACGGTGCTGATTCAGAAACCGCGTTGAAAAATGCATGTCAAAgtcaaataaattaatttcggggattaatttaattatataaaaaaatcatgtgTGAAACAAAGACTTATTTAGGACTAAGTACCAACTAGTCTACAAATACATGTCAAAGCCATTGAAAGATAAGAAAAACGTATAAAATCTAAAATTACCCAGTAAATTTCTGACAGCTGCCCGAACTCTAGAAATTGTTCATTAGAAAGGAGCAAGGGGCTGCACGGTGAAGCTGCCCGAAATCTACGCGGGCAGGTCCGAACTCCGAGACCCATTAGTCCCACTGCCTGCCTCTACTTAGATTGCCTACGCACATAAACACATTCATTGTAGCCTAAGCCACTGCTGGTTCTCTGCCCATCACCACCATATCAATCGCCGTTGGAAGGTGGCGCTGGAGGAAGTGATCTCAGGCCACCTTTCAATGCGATAAGGATAGAGTGAGTTTGGGGAGATGGGTCAGGGACTGAGTTGCAGAGAGACCCCTCAAAGTGGACTCTTTGGACCTCTCCAGGATGGGGAATTGGAGCTCGTCGAGGCTATGCTGGAAGCAGACCCAAGTGTTTTTCAGCAGAGGAAAGGTCGTGCGAGGTTGTCTGCGTTGCATGTAGCTGCTGTTGAGGGTCAGATCGAGGTgggttttgtttcttattgATTGGTTTTTGGTGGATTCTTTCTTggatttagtttttttttctttctctttattaATGGTGTTGATGGGTTTAGATTATGAGATTTGTTTGTGGTGCTTGGTCTGATGATAAGTTCAGgttctctctctgcttttGGATCGGTCTGTTATCAATCCGGATGTGGTAGATCGACATAAACTGGTAatgggattttgtttttgatgcTTTTTGTCAATCAAGAACAGTTCTTTTGGatgcttttgaattttgattctttttttttcttacgtGGTTTTGAACTGTTTTTCTATGTGATCGGTTTTAGACCCCGTTGATGTTGGCTGCAATAAACGGGAGGATCGCTTGCGTCCAAAAGCTTATCCGAGCTGGAGCAAATGTatgttcttttccttttgtgtaCAGTTTCTACTTGAACTACTAATTAGATATGCTGATCATGgggtttgtgtgtgtgtaattG comes from Prunus dulcis chromosome 6, ALMONDv2, whole genome shotgun sequence and encodes:
- the LOC117632991 gene encoding 60S ribosomal protein L36-2-like is translated as MAPAAPKSGIFVGLNKGHIVTKRELAPRPSDRKGKTSKRVHFVRNLIREVAGFAPYEKRITELLKVGKDKRALKVAKRKLGTHKRAKKKREEMSNVLRKMRSGGVTEKKK